In Cydia fagiglandana chromosome 3, ilCydFagi1.1, whole genome shotgun sequence, the following are encoded in one genomic region:
- the LOC134680239 gene encoding odorant receptor 94b-like isoform X2 codes for MRTWTRHKSATLAGACVVSLLRTLRCCGFCRLPPMAANGPPPSLLTRIARATHDVYCGFALAERGDMDTLARVMFLLLCHVTSIAKQIIFMARASRIAKLVQDLDDMAYNPKETTRKNLLIERAQGASRLGTAYAGTAAVTCLLWTIFPLLARLGGARVTFALWVPFDCYSWLEFLFILLYTHYVNSLVGIANTTMDTFIATILGQCKTQLTILKMDFESLAERANERARQTGEQVGVAAAALLVHCIKHHHKICDTSREVQAIFGGAVLLQFGIGGWILCMAAYKIVGLNVASLEFVSMVMFLMCILTELFLYCYYGNEVAVESAQVSDAVYRMEWVGPDGVGKEVRRALPFVICCSAGAARRPLRPAAVFIPLSLETFVTIIKSSYTFYAMLRQTQR; via the exons ATGAg AACGTGGACGCGCCATAAAAGCGCGACGCTTGCCGGCGCCTGTGTGGTTTCACTCCTGCGCACACTGCGATGCTGCGGGTTCTGCCGGCTGCCCCCCATGGCAGCGAATGGACCCCCGCCCTCCCTCCTCACCCGCATCGCACGCGCAACCCATGACGTCTACTGCGGCTTCGCGCTTGCG GAGCGCGGCGACATGGATACGCTGGCGCGTGTAATGTTCCTCCTACTCTGTCATGTGACGTCTATTGCCAAGCAAATCATCTTCATGGCGCGTGCATCTCGCATCGCCAAGCTCGTACAAGACCTTGATG ATATGGCATATAATCCGAAAGAGACGACAAGAAAAAATCTCCTTATAGAAAGAGCTCAAGGAGCGTCGCGGCTTGGAACGGCTTACGCAGGAACTGCAGCGGTAACCTGTCTCTTATGGACTATTTTCCCATTACTAGCGCGCTTGGGCGGCGCGCGCGTTACTTTCGCTTTATGGGTACCCTTTGACTGTTACTCCTGGCTTGAGTTCCTTTTTATTCTCCTGTACACGCATTACGTCAACTCGTTGGTTGGAATTGCGAATACCACTATGGACACCTTCATAGCCACCATACTCGGACAGTGCAAGACGCAGCTTACCATACTAAA AATGGACTTTGAGTCGTTGGCAGAGAGGGCAAATGAAAGGGCACGTCAAACTGGAGAGCAAGTAGGCGTTGCGGCGGCAGCACTCCTCGTCCACTGTATTAAGCACCACCATAAGATTTGCGA CACGTCGCGAGAGGTGCAAGCGATATTTGGCGGAGCAGTGTTGCTACAGTTTGGTATTGGCGGTTGGATTCTCTGTATGGCGGCTTATAAAATTGTAGGC CTTAATGTGGCCTCTCTGGAATTTGTGTCAATGGTGATGTTCCTAATGTGCATTCTTACCGAGCTCTTTCTTTACTGCTATTATGGCAACGAAGTTGCTGTAGAG AGTGCACAAGTGAGTGATGCGGTATACAGGATGGAATGGGTGGGGCCAGATGGGGTCGGAAAAGAAGTACGGCGCGCCTTGCCCTTTGTCATATGTTGCAGCGCCGGTGCCGCTCGTCGCCCTCTGCGGCCCGCTGCGGTCTTCATCCCGCTTTCGCTTGAGACTTTCGTCACG ATTATCAAGTCGTCGTACACATTCTACGCGATGCTGCGACAGACCCAGCGTTGA
- the LOC134680239 gene encoding odorant receptor 94b-like isoform X1: MRTWTRHKSATLAGACVVSLLRTLRCCGFCRLPPMAANGPPPSLLTRIARATHDVYCGFALAVTTTYLIQELIYAYLERGDMDTLARVMFLLLCHVTSIAKQIIFMARASRIAKLVQDLDDMAYNPKETTRKNLLIERAQGASRLGTAYAGTAAVTCLLWTIFPLLARLGGARVTFALWVPFDCYSWLEFLFILLYTHYVNSLVGIANTTMDTFIATILGQCKTQLTILKMDFESLAERANERARQTGEQVGVAAAALLVHCIKHHHKICDTSREVQAIFGGAVLLQFGIGGWILCMAAYKIVGLNVASLEFVSMVMFLMCILTELFLYCYYGNEVAVESAQVSDAVYRMEWVGPDGVGKEVRRALPFVICCSAGAARRPLRPAAVFIPLSLETFVTIIKSSYTFYAMLRQTQR, encoded by the exons ATGAg AACGTGGACGCGCCATAAAAGCGCGACGCTTGCCGGCGCCTGTGTGGTTTCACTCCTGCGCACACTGCGATGCTGCGGGTTCTGCCGGCTGCCCCCCATGGCAGCGAATGGACCCCCGCCCTCCCTCCTCACCCGCATCGCACGCGCAACCCATGACGTCTACTGCGGCTTCGCGCTTGCGGTAACCACGACGTATCTGATCCAAGAGCTCATCTACGCTTATCTG GAGCGCGGCGACATGGATACGCTGGCGCGTGTAATGTTCCTCCTACTCTGTCATGTGACGTCTATTGCCAAGCAAATCATCTTCATGGCGCGTGCATCTCGCATCGCCAAGCTCGTACAAGACCTTGATG ATATGGCATATAATCCGAAAGAGACGACAAGAAAAAATCTCCTTATAGAAAGAGCTCAAGGAGCGTCGCGGCTTGGAACGGCTTACGCAGGAACTGCAGCGGTAACCTGTCTCTTATGGACTATTTTCCCATTACTAGCGCGCTTGGGCGGCGCGCGCGTTACTTTCGCTTTATGGGTACCCTTTGACTGTTACTCCTGGCTTGAGTTCCTTTTTATTCTCCTGTACACGCATTACGTCAACTCGTTGGTTGGAATTGCGAATACCACTATGGACACCTTCATAGCCACCATACTCGGACAGTGCAAGACGCAGCTTACCATACTAAA AATGGACTTTGAGTCGTTGGCAGAGAGGGCAAATGAAAGGGCACGTCAAACTGGAGAGCAAGTAGGCGTTGCGGCGGCAGCACTCCTCGTCCACTGTATTAAGCACCACCATAAGATTTGCGA CACGTCGCGAGAGGTGCAAGCGATATTTGGCGGAGCAGTGTTGCTACAGTTTGGTATTGGCGGTTGGATTCTCTGTATGGCGGCTTATAAAATTGTAGGC CTTAATGTGGCCTCTCTGGAATTTGTGTCAATGGTGATGTTCCTAATGTGCATTCTTACCGAGCTCTTTCTTTACTGCTATTATGGCAACGAAGTTGCTGTAGAG AGTGCACAAGTGAGTGATGCGGTATACAGGATGGAATGGGTGGGGCCAGATGGGGTCGGAAAAGAAGTACGGCGCGCCTTGCCCTTTGTCATATGTTGCAGCGCCGGTGCCGCTCGTCGCCCTCTGCGGCCCGCTGCGGTCTTCATCCCGCTTTCGCTTGAGACTTTCGTCACG ATTATCAAGTCGTCGTACACATTCTACGCGATGCTGCGACAGACCCAGCGTTGA
- the LOC134680239 gene encoding odorant receptor Or1-like isoform X3 yields the protein MRTWTRHKSATLAGACVVSLLRTLRCCGFCRLPPMAANGPPPSLLTRIARATHDVYCGFALAVTTTYLIQELIYAYLERGDMDTLARVMFLLLCHVTSIAKQIIFMARASRIAKLVQDLDDMAYNPKETTRKNLLIERAQGASRLGTAYAGTAAVTCLLWTIFPLLARLGGARVTFALWVPFDCYSWLEFLFILLYTHYVNSLVGIANTTMDTFIATILGQCKTQLTILKMDFESLAERANERARQTGEQVGVAAAALLVHCIKHHHKICDTSREVQAIFGGAVLLQFGIGGWILCMAAYKIVGLNVASLEFVSMVMFLMCILTELFLYCYYGNEVAVEIIKSSYTFYAMLRQTQR from the exons ATGAg AACGTGGACGCGCCATAAAAGCGCGACGCTTGCCGGCGCCTGTGTGGTTTCACTCCTGCGCACACTGCGATGCTGCGGGTTCTGCCGGCTGCCCCCCATGGCAGCGAATGGACCCCCGCCCTCCCTCCTCACCCGCATCGCACGCGCAACCCATGACGTCTACTGCGGCTTCGCGCTTGCGGTAACCACGACGTATCTGATCCAAGAGCTCATCTACGCTTATCTG GAGCGCGGCGACATGGATACGCTGGCGCGTGTAATGTTCCTCCTACTCTGTCATGTGACGTCTATTGCCAAGCAAATCATCTTCATGGCGCGTGCATCTCGCATCGCCAAGCTCGTACAAGACCTTGATG ATATGGCATATAATCCGAAAGAGACGACAAGAAAAAATCTCCTTATAGAAAGAGCTCAAGGAGCGTCGCGGCTTGGAACGGCTTACGCAGGAACTGCAGCGGTAACCTGTCTCTTATGGACTATTTTCCCATTACTAGCGCGCTTGGGCGGCGCGCGCGTTACTTTCGCTTTATGGGTACCCTTTGACTGTTACTCCTGGCTTGAGTTCCTTTTTATTCTCCTGTACACGCATTACGTCAACTCGTTGGTTGGAATTGCGAATACCACTATGGACACCTTCATAGCCACCATACTCGGACAGTGCAAGACGCAGCTTACCATACTAAA AATGGACTTTGAGTCGTTGGCAGAGAGGGCAAATGAAAGGGCACGTCAAACTGGAGAGCAAGTAGGCGTTGCGGCGGCAGCACTCCTCGTCCACTGTATTAAGCACCACCATAAGATTTGCGA CACGTCGCGAGAGGTGCAAGCGATATTTGGCGGAGCAGTGTTGCTACAGTTTGGTATTGGCGGTTGGATTCTCTGTATGGCGGCTTATAAAATTGTAGGC CTTAATGTGGCCTCTCTGGAATTTGTGTCAATGGTGATGTTCCTAATGTGCATTCTTACCGAGCTCTTTCTTTACTGCTATTATGGCAACGAAGTTGCTGTAGAG ATTATCAAGTCGTCGTACACATTCTACGCGATGCTGCGACAGACCCAGCGTTGA